The following are from one region of the Candidatus Poribacteria bacterium genome:
- a CDS encoding AAC(3) family N-acetyltransferase, with protein sequence MPEGQVVHKTKTPITIESLQADFKALGIKKGTVLLVHSSLSAMGWVCGGPVAVIIALQEILGETGTLVMPTHSTDLSDPSQWENPPVPESWWQTIRETMPAYDPDLTPTRSMGKIVETFRRQKGVLRSVHPQSSFCASGPQALYVTDNHSLRFGLGENSPLARIYELQGSVLLLGVGHSNNTSIHLAEYRADFPTKRLVREGAPISEAGSRTWTTFENIDIDASDFDRIGEDFLRSDAGKVVQHGKVGNANCQLMPQRAVVDFAVKWLEKNRT encoded by the coding sequence ATGCCTGAAGGTCAAGTGGTTCACAAGACGAAGACCCCTATCACGATAGAATCGCTGCAAGCGGATTTTAAAGCACTCGGTATCAAAAAGGGGACGGTCTTACTCGTCCATTCGTCCTTGAGCGCGATGGGATGGGTGTGTGGCGGTCCCGTCGCCGTTATTATCGCGCTTCAGGAAATCTTGGGGGAAACTGGCACACTTGTGATGCCAACACACTCGACTGACCTCAGCGACCCAAGTCAATGGGAGAACCCGCCCGTGCCGGAGTCGTGGTGGCAAACAATACGCGAAACGATGCCCGCCTACGATCCCGATTTGACCCCGACCCGTTCGATGGGCAAAATTGTGGAAACATTCCGAAGGCAAAAAGGCGTTCTTCGTAGTGTGCATCCGCAGAGCTCCTTTTGTGCGAGCGGTCCTCAAGCCCTTTATGTCACAGATAATCATTCTTTAAGATTCGGTTTGGGCGAAAATTCACCACTTGCCAGAATTTACGAATTGCAGGGTTCCGTTCTGCTCCTCGGTGTTGGGCATTCAAACAACACGTCTATACATCTCGCAGAATATCGAGCAGACTTTCCGACCAAACGCCTCGTCCGAGAGGGTGCCCCAATCTCAGAGGCAGGTTCGAGGACATGGACAACTTTTGAAAATATCGATATAGATGCTTCGGATTTCGATCGAATCGGTGAGGATTTTTTGCGGTCTGATGCGGGAAAAGTGGTTCAACACGGCAAGGTCGGCAACGCGAACTGCCAACTCATGCCACAACGTGCTGTGGTTGACTTTGCCGTCAAGTGGCTTGAGAAAAATAGAACATAG
- a CDS encoding class I SAM-dependent methyltransferase, whose translation MYQLSDEILSFYRQTQESKRLTNTVKGQIEFTRTQEIITRYLPEPPAVVLDIGGGSGPYACWLAKVGYEVHLVDPVDLHIEQAKEASNQQIEHAIASISLGDARALRFPSMSVDAVLLLGPLYHLIDKSERLLALGEAHRVLRKGGVMLAAGISRFASLLDSFFEDRFRTPVHMDIVQNDLETGYHRNPTESLKYFTDAHLHRPEALGSEVVEAGFQHQATLAVEGPAWLFRSVESYWTYPEQRAAVLDLIRKVEAEPSILGMSAHVLAIGTK comes from the coding sequence TTGTATCAACTTTCAGATGAGATTCTCTCGTTTTATAGACAGACGCAAGAGTCGAAAAGACTCACAAACACTGTCAAAGGACAGATAGAATTTACGCGGACGCAAGAGATCATCACACGCTATCTACCTGAACCCCCAGCAGTCGTTTTGGACATCGGCGGAGGTTCGGGTCCTTATGCCTGTTGGTTAGCAAAGGTAGGCTATGAAGTCCATCTCGTGGATCCTGTGGATTTACATATTGAACAAGCGAAAGAGGCCTCAAATCAACAGATAGAACACGCGATTGCCAGCATATCACTTGGCGACGCGCGGGCACTGCGGTTCCCCTCAATGTCAGTGGATGCCGTTCTGTTATTGGGACCGCTCTATCATCTGATTGATAAAAGTGAACGGCTGCTTGCCCTCGGCGAGGCACATCGTGTCCTGCGAAAGGGAGGCGTTATGCTTGCTGCGGGTATCTCACGCTTCGCGTCTCTGCTCGACAGTTTTTTTGAGGATCGATTCAGGACTCCTGTTCACATGGACATCGTTCAAAACGACCTTGAAACGGGTTACCATCGTAACCCGACCGAGAGCCTTAAGTACTTTACAGACGCGCATCTTCACCGTCCGGAAGCCCTCGGTTCTGAAGTGGTCGAAGCCGGTTTTCAGCATCAGGCAACGCTGGCTGTGGAAGGACCGGCATGGCTTTTCAGGTCTGTTGAAAGCTACTGGACATATCCTGAGCAACGCGCTGCGGTTTTGGATTTAATTCGGAAAGTCGAAGCGGAGCCCTCAATACTCGGTATGAGTGCGCATGTCCTTGCAATAGGAACGAAATAG
- a CDS encoding LamG domain-containing protein — translation MKVLFFITLIIGMVISGTLWAKNLALELDGATAIEVPNSDSLNPKTEITIEAWMNMSKPVGECLAKDWGGQRDYIFPEIVQNGNGLRFVLWPGTKILDVPGLEPNEWQHVAGVWDGKEMRTYIDGEEKGAAPFGAKELAATDASLYIGVGDSKSWFCTGSIDEIRIWEVARTEEEINEFMMKVLNGDEEGLNAHYTFDEGNANDNTQNGNNGDGGFGKPNYIDVTNALDLEPLSVDPEDKLTTTWAWVKQIR, via the coding sequence ATGAAAGTTTTGTTCTTTATAACCCTTATTATCGGCATGGTGATATCTGGTACACTTTGGGCGAAAAATCTGGCACTGGAGTTAGATGGCGCGACGGCTATCGAAGTCCCAAATAGTGACAGCTTAAATCCCAAAACCGAGATAACGATAGAGGCGTGGATGAACATGAGCAAACCCGTCGGCGAGTGCCTTGCAAAGGACTGGGGCGGCCAACGGGATTACATCTTTCCAGAAATTGTCCAAAATGGAAACGGATTACGGTTTGTCCTTTGGCCCGGCACGAAAATCCTGGATGTCCCTGGACTGGAGCCGAACGAATGGCAACATGTCGCTGGAGTCTGGGACGGTAAAGAGATGCGGACATATATTGATGGGGAGGAGAAGGGTGCCGCACCTTTCGGAGCAAAGGAATTAGCCGCAACCGATGCCTCACTGTATATCGGCGTGGGTGATAGTAAAAGTTGGTTCTGTACAGGGTCTATTGATGAAATCCGTATTTGGGAAGTCGCTCGAACTGAAGAAGAAATCAACGAATTCATGATGAAGGTTCTCAACGGCGATGAAGAGGGCTTAAACGCCCACTACACTTTCGATGAAGGCAACGCCAACGATAATACCCAAAACGGCAACAATGGCGACGGTGGGTTTGGAAAACCGAACTACATTGATGTTACCAACGCCTTGGATCTCGAACCGCTTTCTGTTGACCCGGAAGATAAACTGACGACAACATGGGCATGGGTGAAACAAATCCGATAA
- a CDS encoding type II toxin-antitoxin system HicA family toxin codes for MSGLPRISGRECMKTLAKVGFYVRRQHGSHLILRRDNPFAQVVVPNHKELDRGTLRSIIRQAQLGVNEFMELHSSK; via the coding sequence ATGAGTGGTTTACCGAGAATTTCAGGACGAGAATGTATGAAGACGCTTGCTAAAGTCGGTTTTTACGTAAGGCGACAGCATGGCAGTCACCTGATTTTGCGTCGTGACAACCCGTTCGCACAAGTTGTTGTGCCTAATCACAAGGAACTGGATAGAGGCACCTTGCGCAGCATTATCAGACAGGCACAACTTGGGGTCAACGAATTTATGGAGTTGCATTCATCTAAATAG
- a CDS encoding type II toxin-antitoxin system HicB family antitoxin translates to MRQVVIYPGEDGYWIAECPSLPGCISQAETKQQVVSSIREAIEGYIVVLKEDGLPVPEEHFEALLLAV, encoded by the coding sequence ATGAGACAAGTAGTTATTTATCCGGGCGAAGATGGTTATTGGATCGCCGAATGTCCCAGTTTACCCGGTTGCATCAGTCAAGCTGAAACCAAACAACAGGTGGTTAGCAGCATTAGAGAGGCAATTGAGGGTTATATTGTTGTACTTAAAGAGGACGGATTACCAGTCCCTGAAGAACATTTTGAGGCATTATTGTTAGCTGTATGA
- a CDS encoding Gfo/Idh/MocA family oxidoreductase has protein sequence MDKIRIAFIGCGGMSSQLQQCIPMVPEFEFVATCDLVEEKAASNARRFGALRHYTDYNEMFKNEDLYAVAVVGRPEDKLHRDIGIECLQRGYHIYTEKPPATTAAGAKTLVDASVESGKTGMVGTMWRHAPAHQIAKQLMDEDAFGEACQYHTRYLAPGPRLQEAGSPFAWPFMLDQVIHPTDCMRFFMGQVSEVYATGTVDAASSTVSMSVNLRYANGGIGTMTLGTGPVLEAMVFVKGSGNQAIQVLETRRLRRYRMPTWLNAGGGYADTPTEEWDLNTAFHSIGRPGYLEEMQHWAESLQAGTQPHASLEDSYQNMRVLEAISDSIETGEVVQIPV, from the coding sequence ATGGATAAAATCCGAATTGCTTTTATTGGCTGTGGTGGCATGTCATCGCAATTGCAACAGTGCATACCGATGGTGCCAGAATTTGAATTTGTCGCTACCTGTGATCTCGTCGAAGAGAAAGCAGCATCGAACGCCCGAAGGTTCGGGGCACTCCGTCATTATACCGATTACAATGAGATGTTCAAAAATGAAGACCTCTACGCAGTGGCTGTCGTCGGTAGACCGGAGGACAAACTGCACCGTGACATCGGTATTGAGTGTCTTCAACGCGGTTATCATATCTACACGGAAAAGCCGCCCGCGACGACGGCTGCAGGCGCGAAGACGCTCGTCGATGCGTCGGTTGAGAGCGGTAAAACTGGGATGGTCGGCACGATGTGGCGACATGCGCCTGCACACCAGATTGCCAAGCAGTTGATGGACGAAGATGCGTTCGGTGAAGCCTGTCAATACCATACCCGATACCTCGCCCCGGGCCCGCGTCTTCAGGAAGCCGGATCCCCGTTTGCCTGGCCCTTTATGCTCGATCAGGTGATTCATCCGACCGACTGCATGCGTTTCTTTATGGGACAGGTTAGCGAAGTCTACGCCACAGGCACAGTTGATGCCGCATCGAGTACGGTTTCAATGTCCGTGAACCTTCGTTACGCGAACGGCGGCATCGGCACAATGACGCTCGGCACTGGTCCGGTTTTAGAAGCCATGGTTTTCGTCAAAGGCTCCGGCAATCAGGCAATCCAAGTGTTGGAGACACGCAGACTGCGCCGTTATCGTATGCCGACATGGCTCAACGCGGGGGGTGGCTATGCCGACACACCGACCGAGGAATGGGACCTCAACACCGCATTCCATAGCATCGGTAGACCGGGTTATCTCGAAGAGATGCAGCATTGGGCAGAATCGCTGCAGGCGGGGACACAACCCCATGCAAGCCTCGAAGATTCCTATCAGAACATGCGTGTTTTGGAGGCAATTAGCGATAGTATTGAAACCGGAGAGGTTGTTCAAATTCCAGTGTAA
- a CDS encoding haloacid dehalogenase type II, with the protein MENARSHVKALTFDVFGTVVDWYSSIVAEGKEFGDTHGIDLDWAQFALKWRAGYGPAMNRVRQGKLPWQNIDALHRLILDSLLDEFKIEGLSEADKDHLNRIWHRLKPWPDAVSGLQRLRTRYIIATLSNGNVALLTNMAKFVGLPWDCILSAELTGHYKPDPEVYETAAALLGLSPHEVMMVAAHPGDLRASQTVGFQTALVPRPLEYGPGRTQGVNAHPSDLVANDFNELADLLGIA; encoded by the coding sequence ATGGAAAACGCACGTTCCCACGTGAAGGCACTCACCTTTGATGTCTTCGGCACGGTTGTGGACTGGTACAGTTCAATTGTCGCCGAAGGCAAAGAATTCGGGGACACTCACGGCATTGACCTCGATTGGGCACAATTCGCCTTGAAATGGCGCGCCGGTTACGGGCCCGCGATGAACAGGGTTCGACAAGGCAAATTACCGTGGCAAAACATTGATGCCCTGCATCGACTCATTTTGGATAGCCTCCTTGACGAATTTAAAATCGAGGGCTTGAGCGAAGCCGATAAAGACCACCTGAATCGGATCTGGCATCGACTCAAACCGTGGCCCGATGCAGTCAGTGGCTTGCAACGACTCCGCACGCGGTATATCATCGCTACGCTCTCTAACGGCAACGTTGCCTTGCTCACCAATATGGCAAAATTTGTGGGGCTACCCTGGGATTGTATCCTGTCTGCCGAGTTAACGGGGCATTACAAGCCTGATCCTGAAGTTTACGAAACTGCTGCTGCGCTGCTCGGTTTGTCTCCGCATGAAGTTATGATGGTCGCCGCACACCCTGGCGACCTCCGCGCCTCGCAAACCGTCGGTTTTCAAACAGCGTTGGTGCCGCGCCCGTTGGAATACGGACCCGGCAGAACGCAAGGCGTAAATGCGCATCCATCTGACCTCGTCGCCAATGATTTTAACGAGTTGGCGGATCTATTAGGAATAGCATAG
- a CDS encoding sigma-70 family RNA polymerase sigma factor, translated as MLHTDEQLMLSVKDGNRDAFRILTERHYTNTLNFIYRFVKNRTLAEDLCQETFLRVWRCVPTYRPIAKFRTFLYHIAKNVCLKELAKDQRTPQIESLDAPYSDEDENSHPIAVAIADSNYSPEALLIAKETYEAIQAAINKLSQEHQLVFQLTEVQGLSYQEVAEIVQCPIGTVASRKNAAIRQLRKFLAPYRTSF; from the coding sequence ATGTTACACACTGACGAACAGTTGATGCTCTCTGTGAAGGACGGAAACAGAGATGCATTCCGAATTTTAACCGAGCGTCACTATACAAACACTTTAAATTTTATCTATCGATTTGTCAAAAACCGGACACTTGCGGAAGACCTCTGTCAAGAAACGTTCCTACGGGTGTGGCGCTGTGTGCCAACGTATCGCCCGATCGCGAAATTTAGAACGTTCCTTTATCACATCGCCAAGAACGTATGTTTGAAAGAGTTAGCGAAGGATCAGAGAACACCGCAGATTGAATCTTTAGATGCCCCTTATAGCGATGAAGATGAAAACTCTCACCCCATTGCGGTTGCTATCGCAGACTCCAACTATTCTCCAGAGGCGTTACTTATCGCCAAGGAGACTTACGAGGCAATCCAAGCTGCAATCAACAAACTGTCGCAAGAACATCAATTAGTGTTTCAGCTGACAGAAGTTCAAGGATTGTCTTACCAAGAAGTTGCCGAGATCGTTCAATGTCCGATTGGCACTGTTGCCTCACGCAAAAACGCTGCGATTCGACAACTCCGGAAATTTTTGGCACCTTACAGGACCAGCTTCTAA
- the thiO gene encoding glycine oxidase ThiO yields MEDNLSRNHTDVIIIGAGIIGCNIAYDLAKRNVTSLIIDKASAVGTEASWAGAGILTSHASTDAPYPTLCRASLARYPALAEELRAETQIDIELIECGTLSVFFNPDEAAGLIGLADRRVKRGFTAEVLTAEEAWQLEPALSKSIAGAVFFPEDAHVRNPKMVIALAKAAAKFGAQFQMGNPVTDFIRVREDGAEHVVGVVVNGETHYADTFVIAAGCWTGTLTAQLDVPIHVEPAKGQIVLVEAMPPPFERTIDGLGIYIVPRADGKILLGATVEFVGYDKTATVDGAKQMIDAGIAIAPQLAQSTFVQTWVGLRPYAKKGPLLGYLPGYDNVVLASGHFKNGILLAPITGQLIAELITTGQPSLPLEPFQPTGM; encoded by the coding sequence GTGGAGGATAACTTGAGTCGAAATCATACCGATGTCATCATTATTGGGGCGGGCATTATCGGATGCAACATCGCTTACGACCTCGCTAAACGAAACGTAACATCGTTAATCATCGACAAAGCATCCGCTGTCGGCACAGAAGCCTCATGGGCAGGTGCGGGAATTTTAACCTCACACGCCTCAACAGATGCCCCGTATCCCACCTTGTGTCGAGCGAGCCTTGCACGCTACCCTGCATTAGCGGAAGAACTTCGAGCAGAGACCCAGATAGATATTGAGTTAATCGAATGTGGGACACTGTCGGTATTCTTCAATCCAGATGAAGCGGCAGGATTAATCGGTCTCGCAGATCGGCGGGTGAAACGCGGTTTTACAGCAGAAGTCTTGACGGCGGAAGAAGCCTGGCAGTTGGAGCCTGCGCTCTCAAAATCTATCGCGGGTGCCGTTTTCTTCCCGGAAGACGCGCACGTCCGTAATCCGAAGATGGTGATTGCACTCGCCAAGGCTGCAGCGAAGTTCGGTGCGCAATTCCAAATGGGGAATCCTGTCACCGATTTTATCCGAGTGAGGGAGGACGGCGCGGAACACGTCGTGGGTGTCGTCGTGAACGGTGAAACCCATTACGCAGACACGTTCGTGATTGCCGCAGGCTGCTGGACAGGCACGCTTACGGCTCAACTTGACGTTCCGATTCATGTTGAACCTGCGAAAGGACAGATCGTCCTCGTTGAAGCGATGCCGCCGCCTTTCGAGCGAACCATCGATGGACTCGGCATCTATATCGTCCCGAGAGCCGACGGCAAGATTCTACTCGGAGCGACGGTGGAATTTGTCGGCTATGACAAAACCGCAACCGTGGACGGTGCGAAGCAGATGATTGACGCAGGAATCGCCATCGCGCCGCAACTCGCGCAGAGCACCTTCGTGCAAACATGGGTGGGTCTACGTCCTTACGCCAAAAAGGGGCCCCTTCTCGGTTACCTACCGGGGTATGACAACGTTGTTTTGGCATCAGGACATTTCAAAAATGGTATTCTGCTCGCGCCGATTACAGGACAACTTATCGCTGAACTGATCACCACAGGACAGCCATCGTTGCCCTTGGAACCCTTTCAGCCAACAGGGATGTAA
- a CDS encoding ethanolamine utilization protein EutN gives MILGKVTGTIVATQKDEKLIGSKLMVVQNVDLNGEVERIYTVAVDAVGAGIGEIVLVATGSSARQTQVTGNKPVDAVIMAIVDTVEVAGKVRYQK, from the coding sequence ATGATCCTTGGAAAAGTTACCGGGACAATCGTCGCGACGCAGAAAGATGAGAAATTAATCGGAAGCAAACTGATGGTTGTCCAAAATGTGGATCTCAACGGAGAGGTCGAGCGGATATATACCGTCGCGGTAGATGCAGTCGGGGCAGGTATCGGCGAAATCGTCCTCGTTGCTACCGGCAGTTCCGCGCGTCAGACCCAAGTAACGGGCAACAAACCGGTCGACGCTGTAATCATGGCGATTGTTGATACCGTGGAAGTTGCTGGAAAAGTCCGATACCAGAAGTAG
- a CDS encoding 5-formyltetrahydrofolate cyclo-ligase, whose translation MQIAIERARVRAETRHRREALPSEARTRCSQRILDATARWIQCEGFDAVMLYLNMRSEVETTGLLEKLLDSGKQVCAPVVDTEQMDLIPRRIQNLKTEVGRHRYGMLEPSEACPLFPIEHLQLIVVPGIAFDRNGYRLGYGKGFYDRFLTRCPHAVAIGLAYGVQLVEDTFPQTWDVPVQHIFTETGRIGI comes from the coding sequence ATGCAGATCGCGATTGAACGGGCACGCGTCCGCGCGGAAACACGCCACCGTCGTGAGGCACTCCCCTCGGAAGCGCGGACACGGTGCAGCCAGCGTATCCTTGATGCCACTGCACGCTGGATACAGTGTGAGGGGTTCGACGCTGTGATGCTCTACCTGAATATGAGAAGCGAGGTTGAAACCACCGGTTTGCTTGAGAAGTTATTGGATTCAGGCAAGCAGGTATGTGCCCCTGTCGTAGATACAGAACAGATGGACCTCATCCCGCGACGGATTCAGAACCTGAAAACAGAGGTGGGGCGCCATCGTTATGGCATGTTGGAACCGAGTGAGGCATGCCCACTCTTTCCAATTGAACACCTTCAACTCATCGTTGTTCCCGGTATCGCTTTTGATCGGAATGGGTATCGCCTCGGATACGGCAAGGGTTTCTATGACCGGTTTCTCACAAGGTGTCCACACGCTGTGGCGATCGGATTGGCGTATGGGGTGCAACTTGTGGAAGATACGTTCCCACAGACGTGGGATGTACCCGTCCAGCACATTTTCACAGAAACGGGTAGGATAGGGATATAA
- a CDS encoding helix-hairpin-helix domain-containing protein encodes MEMNKDSGLETPPTSDVIERHYWKAVTFLVILILVGSGFWGVRRFAPAVFLGKPDLIAVPNEERPHSQTTETLASSKPELLNINTASTQELQTLPNIGPQMAQRIVDYRKQHGTFASVDALQNVKGIGAKTLEKLRPFVDAK; translated from the coding sequence ATGGAAATGAATAAAGATTCGGGGTTAGAAACCCCGCCCACATCGGATGTCATCGAACGCCATTATTGGAAGGCGGTCACTTTTCTGGTGATACTGATTTTAGTCGGCAGCGGATTTTGGGGGGTGCGGCGGTTTGCGCCTGCAGTGTTCCTTGGAAAACCGGATTTAATTGCCGTCCCGAACGAGGAACGTCCACACAGCCAAACAACAGAGACGTTAGCATCCAGCAAGCCCGAACTTCTCAACATCAACACCGCCTCTACGCAAGAGCTGCAGACCCTCCCGAACATCGGTCCACAGATGGCACAACGGATCGTCGACTATCGCAAGCAACACGGCACGTTTGCCAGTGTGGATGCTCTCCAGAATGTCAAGGGTATCGGTGCAAAGACGCTGGAGAAATTAAGACCCTTCGTTGATGCGAAGTAA
- a CDS encoding CRTAC1 family protein, translated as MKRRSKSIGILILIGIAIVAQGVPIRPVNADTHIQFVDVTQEAGIRWKHVDGRSGQKYFMETLGSGAAFFDYDKDGDPDLYFVNSAPLPGYVSQEIPTNCLYQNNGDGTFTDVTEKAGVGDTGYGHGCAVGDYDNDGNLDLYVTNYGINRLYRNNGDGTFTEVAESAGVTEPRWSTGCAFADYDRDGNLDLYVVNYIVFDIDENPWCGFKEKGIRAYCEPDNFTAQSDTLYRNNGDGTFTDVTKTAGIYNTTGKGLGVVWGDYNNDGTPDIYVANDSTENLFYHNTGDGTFEEVGFMVGVALSEDGVAENGMGTAFGDWNNDGWLDLTVTNYAQQTNTLYHNDADGFFTDATATTKTAQLTYPYLGWATAFIDYDNDGYQDLFVANGHLHENLAELGQEGTYGQRNLLFQNNANGTFTEVSESLGPGMKLEDVSRGATFADYDLDGDIDIVVTNSNTAPRLLRNDGGNRKNYLQLRLTATHGSTDAIGTRVKITTGPLTQTREVRSGDGYLSQQDLTLHFGIGNYERVDSIEVLWQRGTKQLIQNVSANQVLSLEENGNE; from the coding sequence ATGAAAAGACGAAGTAAGAGTATAGGCATTTTAATTCTCATCGGAATCGCAATTGTCGCACAAGGGGTCCCTATCCGCCCTGTGAACGCCGATACTCACATTCAATTCGTTGATGTAACGCAGGAAGCGGGTATCCGTTGGAAACACGTCGACGGACGGAGCGGACAGAAGTATTTCATGGAGACGCTCGGTTCCGGTGCCGCTTTCTTTGACTACGACAAGGACGGAGACCCCGATCTATATTTCGTTAACAGCGCACCCCTCCCCGGTTACGTCTCACAAGAGATCCCGACCAATTGTCTCTATCAAAATAACGGCGATGGCACGTTCACAGATGTTACCGAAAAAGCCGGCGTCGGGGATACCGGTTACGGACACGGATGTGCCGTGGGCGACTATGATAACGACGGGAACCTGGATCTTTACGTCACAAACTACGGGATCAATCGGCTCTACCGTAATAATGGCGATGGCACATTTACGGAAGTCGCGGAATCCGCAGGTGTGACGGAGCCGCGTTGGAGCACGGGCTGCGCCTTTGCTGACTACGACCGAGACGGCAACCTGGATCTCTATGTTGTCAACTACATCGTCTTTGACATCGATGAGAATCCGTGGTGTGGATTCAAGGAAAAAGGGATTCGCGCCTACTGTGAACCCGATAACTTCACTGCCCAATCCGATACACTCTATCGCAACAACGGTGACGGCACGTTCACCGACGTAACAAAAACAGCGGGTATCTACAATACCACGGGCAAAGGGTTAGGGGTCGTCTGGGGAGACTATAACAACGATGGCACGCCTGACATCTACGTCGCTAACGATTCCACAGAAAACCTATTTTATCACAATACTGGGGACGGCACTTTTGAAGAGGTCGGTTTCATGGTCGGCGTTGCCCTCAGCGAAGACGGTGTCGCTGAAAACGGTATGGGCACTGCCTTCGGCGATTGGAATAACGACGGTTGGCTCGATCTCACCGTCACGAATTATGCCCAACAGACGAATACCCTCTACCATAACGACGCAGACGGCTTCTTCACAGACGCAACGGCTACGACAAAAACCGCACAACTCACCTATCCCTATCTCGGTTGGGCAACGGCTTTTATCGATTACGACAACGATGGATACCAAGACCTCTTCGTTGCTAACGGGCATCTACACGAGAATCTCGCTGAACTCGGACAGGAAGGCACCTATGGGCAACGCAACCTGCTCTTTCAAAACAACGCGAACGGCACATTTACCGAAGTCTCCGAAAGTCTCGGTCCGGGCATGAAGTTGGAGGATGTCAGCCGCGGTGCCACCTTTGCAGACTACGACTTAGATGGTGATATCGACATCGTGGTGACCAATTCCAACACGGCACCCCGCCTTTTACGCAACGATGGTGGTAACCGAAAAAACTATTTGCAGCTCCGATTGACAGCGACACACGGTTCCACGGATGCGATTGGGACGCGGGTTAAGATTACGACGGGACCCCTCACACAGACGCGTGAGGTGCGGAGCGGAGACGGCTATCTTTCACAACAGGACCTCACACTGCATTTCGGGATTGGGAATTACGAACGGGTGGACAGCATTGAGGTGCTGTGGCAGCGTGGAACAAAGCAGTTAATCCAAAACGTCTCTGCAAATCAGGTGTTATCTCTCGAGGAAAATGGAAATGAATAA